A region of Coccinella septempunctata chromosome 5, icCocSept1.1, whole genome shotgun sequence DNA encodes the following proteins:
- the LOC123314588 gene encoding NAD(+) hydrolase sarm1 isoform X3, whose amino-acid sequence MCDLYRMPRFRGKLEMISEMADSIDNTNGNNTHSTMMNIKPVRTCASQLQTNSQSSTTTTRLTTASSSSSTRRQLTTSSSDLKASNMKTDLVELNNNMNDMRSTFPSLDTYDLKQKIKSSLENLVDVDNDVDMSGQPLVTFPEDTPVPSEVSSPTTTMDTVKFEQKTMNNFKKTKVITDGYSAEKESANCAEMKKLQAGDVSYEENSAAAATRARLEVDGVSAEKSLLTSKEARSLIAGEVSAQESKNMAHSNMKVTTGQFSAEQTALSTAQQRQTITNSGFFNQEKHSSTTHSVYTTTTKGITTSSTMQTKQIQLGGTIEEDKLLNMSLDDLETLTTDSNQQDVELAIKKYSQYLDQSIKCLQRVGEGVKAPMILNKVYDVMQKAWAVPTHGHELGYTLCNTLRSCGGLDLLISYCTKPDIDLKYHTARLLEQCLTTENRAYVVQNGLEKVVNVACACTNSRNTNSVEHSRVGTGILEHLFKHSEETCSDVVRLGGLDALLFECRKSDIEILRHCAGALANLSLYGGTENQEKMIKRKVPMWLFPLAFHADDNIKYYACLAISVLVANAEIEADVLRSGTLGLVEPFVTSHNPSDFAKSNLAHAHGQNKTWLQHLVPVLNSKREEARNLAAFHFCMEAGIKKEQGKTNIFGEIGAIESLKMVASCPNAVASKYAAQALRLIGEVVPHKLSQQVPLWSFEDVAEWVKQIGFEEDATKFFECKVDGDLLLQLTEDNLINDIELTNGIKRKRFTRELQKLKKMADYSSKDTTNINNFLQNLSPELSIYTYNFLNAGVEKKDSLIHLSEDQLLEECRITNSIHRFRIMEGIRQLEKGMENPSEDNLDKTLDVFVSYRRSNGSQLASLLKVHLQLRGFSVFIDVERLEAGKFDNNLLQSIQKAKHFLLVLTPSALDRCKGDCERKDWVHREIVAALQAQCNIIPITDNAFAWPEPDELPEDMRQVCHFNGVRWIHDYQDACVDKLERFMRGEMSVRDFNRCMGKGDITPGTPSNLGIGRNPPNYQRMHSNDSGNGKSDKDVNGNSGLGRGD is encoded by the exons ATGTGCGATCTGTACCGGATGCCGAGGTTCAGAGGAAAGCTAGAAATGATCAGCGAG ATGGCTGACTCTATTGATAATACAAATGGAAATAACACCCATTCCACCATGATGAACATCAAACCAGTTAGAACTTGTGCATCCCAG TTACAGACCAATTCGCAGTCCAGTACGACAACGACCCGATTAACGACTGCTTCGAGCTCTTCGAGCACCCGGAGACAGCTGACGACCTCTTCATCCGACCTGAAGGCATCTAACATGAAAACAGACTTGGTGGAGCTGAACAACAACATGAACGACATGAGGAGTACTTTCCCATCCCTTGACACATACGACCTCAAGCAGAAGATCAAGAGCTCCTTGGAGAACCTGGTAGACGTAGATAATGACGTGGACATGTCTGGTCAGCCCTTGGTTACGTTTCCAGAAGATACGCCTGTACCCTCCGAGGTCAGTTCTCCGACTACTACCATGGATACAGTGAAATTCGAGCAGAAGACAATGAACAACTTCAAGAAAACAAAA GTGATAACGGACGGCTATAGCGCCGAGAAAGAAAGTGCCAATTGTGCTGAAATGAAGAAGCTTCAAGCAGGTGATGTTTCTTACGAAGAAAACAGTGCAGCTGCAGCTACACGTGCCAGGCTGGAAGTGGACGGTGTTTCTGCGGAAAAAAGTTTGCTGACCTCTAAG GAGGCCAGATCTCTCATTGCCGGCGAAGTAAGCGCACAAGAAAGCAAGAACATGGCACACAGTAACATGAAAGTAACAACAGGACAGTTCAGCGCCGAACAAACAGCCCTATCCACTGCTCAACAGCGTCAAACCATAACAAACAGTGGGTTCTTCAACCAGGAGAAACACAGCTCAACTACTCACTCTGTTTACACTACAACCACAAAGGGAATAACCACTTCTTCCACTATGCAAACGAAACAG ATTCAACTTGGAGGTACTATAGAGGAGGACAAACTTCTAAACATGTCTTTGGACGACCTGGAGACTCTGACTACCGACTCCAACCAACAAGACGTTGAActtgccataaaaaaatattctcaaTATTTGGACCAGTCTATTAAATGCCTCCAGAGAGTAGGGGAGGGTGTAAAGGCCCCTATGATACTGAACAAAGTTTACGATGTTATGCAAAAAGCATGGGCAGTACCTACGCACGGCCACGAGCTTGGCTACACGCTATGCAATACTTTACGCAGCTGTGGGGGTCTAGATCTGCTCATTTCCTACTGTACCAAACCAGACATAGACTTGAAATACCATACAGCAAGATTACTAGAACAGTGTTTAACGACGGAAAACAGAGCTTACGTGGTTCAAAACGGTTTGGAGAAAGTTGTGAATGTGGCTTGCGCTTGTACTAACAGTAGGAACACAAACTCGGTAGAACACTCGAGAGTTGGCACCGGCATCTTGGAACATTTATTCAAGCACAGCGAAGAAACCTGTAGCGACGTAGTACGACTAGGTGGTTTAGATGCTCTACTGTTCGAATGTAGAAAgagtgatattgaaattttgaggCATTGCGCTGGAGCCCTCGCAAACCTCAGTTTATACGGTGGCACTGAAAACCAGGAGAAGATGATAAAACGAAAAGTACCGATGTGGTTGTTCCCTCTAGCGTTCCATGCGGACGATAACATAAAATACTACGCCTGCTTAGCTATCTCGGTACTGGTAGCCAACGCAGAAATCGAAGCCGACGTGCTCAGATCTGGTACTCTGGGACTGGTAGAACCCTTCGTGACCTCTCACAACCCTTCGGATTTTGCCAAATCTAATCTAGCACACGCGCACGGCCAGAATAAGACCTGGCTGCAACATTTGGTACCTGTCCTGAACTCAAAACGTGAGGAGGCTAGGAATTTGGCCGCTTTCCACTTCTGCATGGAAGCCGGGATAAAGAAAGAACAAGGAAAAACGAATATATTCGGAGAAATAGGAGCGATAGAATCTTTGAAGATGGTAGCTAGTTGCCCTAACGCAGTAGCCTCAAAATATGCGGCCCAAGCATTAAGACTTATCGGCGAAGTGGTACCACACAAGCTCAGTCAACAGGTACCCCTTTGGTCGTTCGAAGATGTTGCGGAATGGGTGAAGCAGATTGGTTTCGAAGAAGATGCAACCAAGTTTTTCGAATGTAAAGTTGACGGCGACTTGTTATTGCAGCTGACAGAAGACAATCTAATAAACGACATAGAATTAACCAACGGAATAAAGAGAAAAAG ATTCACTCGAGAACTACAGAAACTCAAAAAGATGGCCGATTACTCCTCTAAAGATACAACGAACATCAACAATTTCCTACAGAATTTGAGTCCCGAACTGAGTATATACACTTACAATTTCCTGAATGCCGGAGTAGAAAAGAAAGACTCTTTGATACACCTATCAGAGGATCAGCTTCTAGAAGAATGTAGGATAACCAATTCAATCCATCGGTTTAGGATAATGGAAGGGATCAGGCAACTAGAGAAGGGAATGGAAAATCCGAGCGAAGACAATCTTGACAAAACTCTGGATGTCTTCGTTAGTTATAGGAGATCTAATGGGTCGCAATTGGCCAGTTTATTGAAGGTCCATCTCCAGCTGAGGGGTTTCAGTGTATTCATAGACGTCGAGAGGTTAGAGGCTGGAAAATTCGATAATAATCTCCTGCAGAGTATACAGAAGGCTAAGCATTTCCTTCTTGTTTTAACACCGTCAGCCCTGGACAGGTGCAAAGGGGACTGTGAGAGGAAAGACTGGGTGCATAGG gaAATTGTAGCTGCTCTACAGGCACAATGTAATATCATTCCCATTACTGACAATGCCTTCGCTTGGCCCGAACCCGATGAATTACCTGAAGATATGAGACAAGTTTGTCATTTCAACGGAGTGAGGTGGATTCATGATTACCAAGATGCTTGCGTGGACAAACTAGAAAG
- the LOC123314588 gene encoding NAD(+) hydrolase sarm1 isoform X1, which translates to MVVNKVTMSAQPNLPNLNMRSIFLNRKMADSIDNTNGNNTHSTMMNIKPVRTCASQLQTNSQSSTTTTRLTTASSSSSTRRQLTTSSSDLKASNMKTDLVELNNNMNDMRSTFPSLDTYDLKQKIKSSLENLVDVDNDVDMSGQPLVTFPEDTPVPSEVSSPTTTMDTVKFEQKTMNNFKKTKVITDGYSAEKESANCAEMKKLQAGDVSYEENSAAAATRARLEVDGVSAEKSLLTSKEARSLIAGEVSAQESKNMAHSNMKVTTGQFSAEQTALSTAQQRQTITNSGFFNQEKHSSTTHSVYTTTTKGITTSSTMQTKQIQLGGTIEEDKLLNMSLDDLETLTTDSNQQDVELAIKKYSQYLDQSIKCLQRVGEGVKAPMILNKVYDVMQKAWAVPTHGHELGYTLCNTLRSCGGLDLLISYCTKPDIDLKYHTARLLEQCLTTENRAYVVQNGLEKVVNVACACTNSRNTNSVEHSRVGTGILEHLFKHSEETCSDVVRLGGLDALLFECRKSDIEILRHCAGALANLSLYGGTENQEKMIKRKVPMWLFPLAFHADDNIKYYACLAISVLVANAEIEADVLRSGTLGLVEPFVTSHNPSDFAKSNLAHAHGQNKTWLQHLVPVLNSKREEARNLAAFHFCMEAGIKKEQGKTNIFGEIGAIESLKMVASCPNAVASKYAAQALRLIGEVVPHKLSQQVPLWSFEDVAEWVKQIGFEEDATKFFECKVDGDLLLQLTEDNLINDIELTNGIKRKRFTRELQKLKKMADYSSKDTTNINNFLQNLSPELSIYTYNFLNAGVEKKDSLIHLSEDQLLEECRITNSIHRFRIMEGIRQLEKGMENPSEDNLDKTLDVFVSYRRSNGSQLASLLKVHLQLRGFSVFIDVERLEAGKFDNNLLQSIQKAKHFLLVLTPSALDRCKGDCERKDWVHREIVAALQAQCNIIPITDNAFAWPEPDELPEDMRQVCHFNGVRWIHDYQDACVDKLERFMRGEMSVRDFNRCMGKGDITPGTPSNLGIGRNPPNYQRMHSNDSGNGKSDKDVNGNSGLGRGD; encoded by the exons ATGGCTGACTCTATTGATAATACAAATGGAAATAACACCCATTCCACCATGATGAACATCAAACCAGTTAGAACTTGTGCATCCCAG TTACAGACCAATTCGCAGTCCAGTACGACAACGACCCGATTAACGACTGCTTCGAGCTCTTCGAGCACCCGGAGACAGCTGACGACCTCTTCATCCGACCTGAAGGCATCTAACATGAAAACAGACTTGGTGGAGCTGAACAACAACATGAACGACATGAGGAGTACTTTCCCATCCCTTGACACATACGACCTCAAGCAGAAGATCAAGAGCTCCTTGGAGAACCTGGTAGACGTAGATAATGACGTGGACATGTCTGGTCAGCCCTTGGTTACGTTTCCAGAAGATACGCCTGTACCCTCCGAGGTCAGTTCTCCGACTACTACCATGGATACAGTGAAATTCGAGCAGAAGACAATGAACAACTTCAAGAAAACAAAA GTGATAACGGACGGCTATAGCGCCGAGAAAGAAAGTGCCAATTGTGCTGAAATGAAGAAGCTTCAAGCAGGTGATGTTTCTTACGAAGAAAACAGTGCAGCTGCAGCTACACGTGCCAGGCTGGAAGTGGACGGTGTTTCTGCGGAAAAAAGTTTGCTGACCTCTAAG GAGGCCAGATCTCTCATTGCCGGCGAAGTAAGCGCACAAGAAAGCAAGAACATGGCACACAGTAACATGAAAGTAACAACAGGACAGTTCAGCGCCGAACAAACAGCCCTATCCACTGCTCAACAGCGTCAAACCATAACAAACAGTGGGTTCTTCAACCAGGAGAAACACAGCTCAACTACTCACTCTGTTTACACTACAACCACAAAGGGAATAACCACTTCTTCCACTATGCAAACGAAACAG ATTCAACTTGGAGGTACTATAGAGGAGGACAAACTTCTAAACATGTCTTTGGACGACCTGGAGACTCTGACTACCGACTCCAACCAACAAGACGTTGAActtgccataaaaaaatattctcaaTATTTGGACCAGTCTATTAAATGCCTCCAGAGAGTAGGGGAGGGTGTAAAGGCCCCTATGATACTGAACAAAGTTTACGATGTTATGCAAAAAGCATGGGCAGTACCTACGCACGGCCACGAGCTTGGCTACACGCTATGCAATACTTTACGCAGCTGTGGGGGTCTAGATCTGCTCATTTCCTACTGTACCAAACCAGACATAGACTTGAAATACCATACAGCAAGATTACTAGAACAGTGTTTAACGACGGAAAACAGAGCTTACGTGGTTCAAAACGGTTTGGAGAAAGTTGTGAATGTGGCTTGCGCTTGTACTAACAGTAGGAACACAAACTCGGTAGAACACTCGAGAGTTGGCACCGGCATCTTGGAACATTTATTCAAGCACAGCGAAGAAACCTGTAGCGACGTAGTACGACTAGGTGGTTTAGATGCTCTACTGTTCGAATGTAGAAAgagtgatattgaaattttgaggCATTGCGCTGGAGCCCTCGCAAACCTCAGTTTATACGGTGGCACTGAAAACCAGGAGAAGATGATAAAACGAAAAGTACCGATGTGGTTGTTCCCTCTAGCGTTCCATGCGGACGATAACATAAAATACTACGCCTGCTTAGCTATCTCGGTACTGGTAGCCAACGCAGAAATCGAAGCCGACGTGCTCAGATCTGGTACTCTGGGACTGGTAGAACCCTTCGTGACCTCTCACAACCCTTCGGATTTTGCCAAATCTAATCTAGCACACGCGCACGGCCAGAATAAGACCTGGCTGCAACATTTGGTACCTGTCCTGAACTCAAAACGTGAGGAGGCTAGGAATTTGGCCGCTTTCCACTTCTGCATGGAAGCCGGGATAAAGAAAGAACAAGGAAAAACGAATATATTCGGAGAAATAGGAGCGATAGAATCTTTGAAGATGGTAGCTAGTTGCCCTAACGCAGTAGCCTCAAAATATGCGGCCCAAGCATTAAGACTTATCGGCGAAGTGGTACCACACAAGCTCAGTCAACAGGTACCCCTTTGGTCGTTCGAAGATGTTGCGGAATGGGTGAAGCAGATTGGTTTCGAAGAAGATGCAACCAAGTTTTTCGAATGTAAAGTTGACGGCGACTTGTTATTGCAGCTGACAGAAGACAATCTAATAAACGACATAGAATTAACCAACGGAATAAAGAGAAAAAG ATTCACTCGAGAACTACAGAAACTCAAAAAGATGGCCGATTACTCCTCTAAAGATACAACGAACATCAACAATTTCCTACAGAATTTGAGTCCCGAACTGAGTATATACACTTACAATTTCCTGAATGCCGGAGTAGAAAAGAAAGACTCTTTGATACACCTATCAGAGGATCAGCTTCTAGAAGAATGTAGGATAACCAATTCAATCCATCGGTTTAGGATAATGGAAGGGATCAGGCAACTAGAGAAGGGAATGGAAAATCCGAGCGAAGACAATCTTGACAAAACTCTGGATGTCTTCGTTAGTTATAGGAGATCTAATGGGTCGCAATTGGCCAGTTTATTGAAGGTCCATCTCCAGCTGAGGGGTTTCAGTGTATTCATAGACGTCGAGAGGTTAGAGGCTGGAAAATTCGATAATAATCTCCTGCAGAGTATACAGAAGGCTAAGCATTTCCTTCTTGTTTTAACACCGTCAGCCCTGGACAGGTGCAAAGGGGACTGTGAGAGGAAAGACTGGGTGCATAGG gaAATTGTAGCTGCTCTACAGGCACAATGTAATATCATTCCCATTACTGACAATGCCTTCGCTTGGCCCGAACCCGATGAATTACCTGAAGATATGAGACAAGTTTGTCATTTCAACGGAGTGAGGTGGATTCATGATTACCAAGATGCTTGCGTGGACAAACTAGAAAG
- the LOC123314588 gene encoding NAD(+) hydrolase sarm1 isoform X4, translating into MGNIQQCFMSRKEIKSIKMADSIDNTNGNNTHSTMMNIKPVRTCASQLQTNSQSSTTTTRLTTASSSSSTRRQLTTSSSDLKASNMKTDLVELNNNMNDMRSTFPSLDTYDLKQKIKSSLENLVDVDNDVDMSGQPLVTFPEDTPVPSEVSSPTTTMDTVKFEQKTMNNFKKTKVITDGYSAEKESANCAEMKKLQAGDVSYEENSAAAATRARLEVDGVSAEKSLLTSKEARSLIAGEVSAQESKNMAHSNMKVTTGQFSAEQTALSTAQQRQTITNSGFFNQEKHSSTTHSVYTTTTKGITTSSTMQTKQIQLGGTIEEDKLLNMSLDDLETLTTDSNQQDVELAIKKYSQYLDQSIKCLQRVGEGVKAPMILNKVYDVMQKAWAVPTHGHELGYTLCNTLRSCGGLDLLISYCTKPDIDLKYHTARLLEQCLTTENRAYVVQNGLEKVVNVACACTNSRNTNSVEHSRVGTGILEHLFKHSEETCSDVVRLGGLDALLFECRKSDIEILRHCAGALANLSLYGGTENQEKMIKRKVPMWLFPLAFHADDNIKYYACLAISVLVANAEIEADVLRSGTLGLVEPFVTSHNPSDFAKSNLAHAHGQNKTWLQHLVPVLNSKREEARNLAAFHFCMEAGIKKEQGKTNIFGEIGAIESLKMVASCPNAVASKYAAQALRLIGEVVPHKLSQQVPLWSFEDVAEWVKQIGFEEDATKFFECKVDGDLLLQLTEDNLINDIELTNGIKRKRFTRELQKLKKMADYSSKDTTNINNFLQNLSPELSIYTYNFLNAGVEKKDSLIHLSEDQLLEECRITNSIHRFRIMEGIRQLEKGMENPSEDNLDKTLDVFVSYRRSNGSQLASLLKVHLQLRGFSVFIDVERLEAGKFDNNLLQSIQKAKHFLLVLTPSALDRCKGDCERKDWVHREIVAALQAQCNIIPITDNAFAWPEPDELPEDMRQVCHFNGVRWIHDYQDACVDKLERFMRGEMSVRDFNRCMGKGDITPGTPSNLGIGRNPPNYQRMHSNDSGNGKSDKDVNGNSGLGRGD; encoded by the exons ATGGCTGACTCTATTGATAATACAAATGGAAATAACACCCATTCCACCATGATGAACATCAAACCAGTTAGAACTTGTGCATCCCAG TTACAGACCAATTCGCAGTCCAGTACGACAACGACCCGATTAACGACTGCTTCGAGCTCTTCGAGCACCCGGAGACAGCTGACGACCTCTTCATCCGACCTGAAGGCATCTAACATGAAAACAGACTTGGTGGAGCTGAACAACAACATGAACGACATGAGGAGTACTTTCCCATCCCTTGACACATACGACCTCAAGCAGAAGATCAAGAGCTCCTTGGAGAACCTGGTAGACGTAGATAATGACGTGGACATGTCTGGTCAGCCCTTGGTTACGTTTCCAGAAGATACGCCTGTACCCTCCGAGGTCAGTTCTCCGACTACTACCATGGATACAGTGAAATTCGAGCAGAAGACAATGAACAACTTCAAGAAAACAAAA GTGATAACGGACGGCTATAGCGCCGAGAAAGAAAGTGCCAATTGTGCTGAAATGAAGAAGCTTCAAGCAGGTGATGTTTCTTACGAAGAAAACAGTGCAGCTGCAGCTACACGTGCCAGGCTGGAAGTGGACGGTGTTTCTGCGGAAAAAAGTTTGCTGACCTCTAAG GAGGCCAGATCTCTCATTGCCGGCGAAGTAAGCGCACAAGAAAGCAAGAACATGGCACACAGTAACATGAAAGTAACAACAGGACAGTTCAGCGCCGAACAAACAGCCCTATCCACTGCTCAACAGCGTCAAACCATAACAAACAGTGGGTTCTTCAACCAGGAGAAACACAGCTCAACTACTCACTCTGTTTACACTACAACCACAAAGGGAATAACCACTTCTTCCACTATGCAAACGAAACAG ATTCAACTTGGAGGTACTATAGAGGAGGACAAACTTCTAAACATGTCTTTGGACGACCTGGAGACTCTGACTACCGACTCCAACCAACAAGACGTTGAActtgccataaaaaaatattctcaaTATTTGGACCAGTCTATTAAATGCCTCCAGAGAGTAGGGGAGGGTGTAAAGGCCCCTATGATACTGAACAAAGTTTACGATGTTATGCAAAAAGCATGGGCAGTACCTACGCACGGCCACGAGCTTGGCTACACGCTATGCAATACTTTACGCAGCTGTGGGGGTCTAGATCTGCTCATTTCCTACTGTACCAAACCAGACATAGACTTGAAATACCATACAGCAAGATTACTAGAACAGTGTTTAACGACGGAAAACAGAGCTTACGTGGTTCAAAACGGTTTGGAGAAAGTTGTGAATGTGGCTTGCGCTTGTACTAACAGTAGGAACACAAACTCGGTAGAACACTCGAGAGTTGGCACCGGCATCTTGGAACATTTATTCAAGCACAGCGAAGAAACCTGTAGCGACGTAGTACGACTAGGTGGTTTAGATGCTCTACTGTTCGAATGTAGAAAgagtgatattgaaattttgaggCATTGCGCTGGAGCCCTCGCAAACCTCAGTTTATACGGTGGCACTGAAAACCAGGAGAAGATGATAAAACGAAAAGTACCGATGTGGTTGTTCCCTCTAGCGTTCCATGCGGACGATAACATAAAATACTACGCCTGCTTAGCTATCTCGGTACTGGTAGCCAACGCAGAAATCGAAGCCGACGTGCTCAGATCTGGTACTCTGGGACTGGTAGAACCCTTCGTGACCTCTCACAACCCTTCGGATTTTGCCAAATCTAATCTAGCACACGCGCACGGCCAGAATAAGACCTGGCTGCAACATTTGGTACCTGTCCTGAACTCAAAACGTGAGGAGGCTAGGAATTTGGCCGCTTTCCACTTCTGCATGGAAGCCGGGATAAAGAAAGAACAAGGAAAAACGAATATATTCGGAGAAATAGGAGCGATAGAATCTTTGAAGATGGTAGCTAGTTGCCCTAACGCAGTAGCCTCAAAATATGCGGCCCAAGCATTAAGACTTATCGGCGAAGTGGTACCACACAAGCTCAGTCAACAGGTACCCCTTTGGTCGTTCGAAGATGTTGCGGAATGGGTGAAGCAGATTGGTTTCGAAGAAGATGCAACCAAGTTTTTCGAATGTAAAGTTGACGGCGACTTGTTATTGCAGCTGACAGAAGACAATCTAATAAACGACATAGAATTAACCAACGGAATAAAGAGAAAAAG ATTCACTCGAGAACTACAGAAACTCAAAAAGATGGCCGATTACTCCTCTAAAGATACAACGAACATCAACAATTTCCTACAGAATTTGAGTCCCGAACTGAGTATATACACTTACAATTTCCTGAATGCCGGAGTAGAAAAGAAAGACTCTTTGATACACCTATCAGAGGATCAGCTTCTAGAAGAATGTAGGATAACCAATTCAATCCATCGGTTTAGGATAATGGAAGGGATCAGGCAACTAGAGAAGGGAATGGAAAATCCGAGCGAAGACAATCTTGACAAAACTCTGGATGTCTTCGTTAGTTATAGGAGATCTAATGGGTCGCAATTGGCCAGTTTATTGAAGGTCCATCTCCAGCTGAGGGGTTTCAGTGTATTCATAGACGTCGAGAGGTTAGAGGCTGGAAAATTCGATAATAATCTCCTGCAGAGTATACAGAAGGCTAAGCATTTCCTTCTTGTTTTAACACCGTCAGCCCTGGACAGGTGCAAAGGGGACTGTGAGAGGAAAGACTGGGTGCATAGG gaAATTGTAGCTGCTCTACAGGCACAATGTAATATCATTCCCATTACTGACAATGCCTTCGCTTGGCCCGAACCCGATGAATTACCTGAAGATATGAGACAAGTTTGTCATTTCAACGGAGTGAGGTGGATTCATGATTACCAAGATGCTTGCGTGGACAAACTAGAAAG